The Thermodesulfobacteriota bacterium genome segment TCCACCAAGATTTCCCGGATGGTCTTTCCGGTCCGGTACGCTTCTCGAACCAACTCAGCCGCTCGATTATAACCGATTTTCACGGAAAGAGGAGTGATTATCGCCAAGCTTTTTTCGACCAGCTCCGCGCATCGCTTCTCGTTGGGAGCGATCCCCTCCACGCACCGCTTCGCCATGAGGGACGCGGCGGCGGAAAGGAGAGAGACCGACTCGAGCAGGTTGCGCGCCATCACCGGCATCATCACGTTCAGCTCCAGGATCCCCAGGGCGCCGCCCAGAGTCACCGCGGCATCGTTGCCGATCGCCTGCGCCGCCACCTGGATCGCCGCTTCGAGGACCACCGGGTTTACCTTCCCCGGCATGATGGAGGATCCCGGCTGAAGCGGCGGCAGGTCGATCTCCCCGATCCCGCACCGCGGCCCGGAGGACAGGATGCGCAGGTCCTGGGCGATCTTCATCATCGACGCGGCGATCCCTTTCATCGCCCCGCTCGCGGCGACCAGGGGATCCTGCGCGCCCATCGCCTCGAACCGGTTCTCCGCCTCCCGGAAGGGGATCCCCGTCTCCCGGGCCAGCCCTTCGATCGTCCGCCGCGCGAATTCGGGATGGGCGTTCACCCCCGTCCCCACGGCGGTGCCGCCCAGCGGCAGCTCCTCCAGCTCCGGGAAGACCGCCATCACCCGGCGGATCCCGTGGTCGATCTGCGATGCGTAACCCGAGAACTCCTGTCCCAGCGTGATCGGCACGGCGTCCTGCAGATGGGTCCGGCCGATCTTTATGATGTCCGCGAACGCCTCCGCCTTCCTTCCGAGCGCGTCCC includes the following:
- a CDS encoding class II fumarate hydratase; translated protein: MTGYRVEKDALGEVRVPKEAYYGAQSQRAADNLPVSAEKMPLPVVHAAARIKALAAEVNAGLGLLPAAEAEAIARAAREALEGRHDDQFIVGVFQTGSGTSTNMNVNEVLANRANELLGAPLGGYRPVHPNDHVNRCQSSNDVIPSAIRIAVRTELTARLLPALEELRDALGRKAEAFADIIKIGRTHLQDAVPITLGQEFSGYASQIDHGIRRVMAVFPELEELPLGGTAVGTGVNAHPEFARRTIEGLARETGIPFREAENRFEAMGAQDPLVAASGAMKGIAASMMKIAQDLRILSSGPRCGIGEIDLPPLQPGSSIMPGKVNPVVLEAAIQVAAQAIGNDAAVTLGGALGILELNVMMPVMARNLLESVSLLSAAASLMAKRCVEGIAPNEKRCAELVEKSLAIITPLSVKIGYNRAAELVREAYRTGKTIREILVEKGELSPEEIDEVLDPRKMT